GCAAATTGCATCACGCAGTCTTTTGGGCAAGTCGTCTCGCAGGCCCAAAGCAAAACCGTCAGCTACAAAAAGCTCGACTCCAAAACAAATCAACAAATAAAAGCACAATAAAAAATCTGATTTATTTTATTTTTCGAATATTACTGTTTATTATTTTCGCTTTTACAAAATCTAAATAATATTAACTCATCGAATAAATCTACTTTTCCCGAAATTTTGATAACATGCTGATTGCCGCAATAAAAACGCGACAAGACTGTAATAAAGGCCTAATTTTCTCGGCACGTTTTTGAACTAATACTATGGGAAAATCGAGGCCCGATTCCTCCGCCTCTACGCAAATTGACAGAGGAGCGCTCCATGACCGGACGAGAGAACGCCAGCACAAACAGAGGTTTGACCTCCCAGTGGATTGAGGATCAGCGCCTCGTACAACATTCAGCGAAAATGCCCATTTTGCATGAGCGGGTCGTACAGCTTGAACCTGGCAAGGATGCCTTGAAATACATTCTGGCCACGGGTCGCGAGTCGGTCATCATCCGAATCTCGACATTACCGCTCGTCACGGCGGAAAGACTGACCTCGCCAGACTGGATCACGATAATCTATCCGCTGAGTTGGGCGCGGGAGTATTTGCTGAATGGCCATGAATGCGAGACAGGGCATCTTTATCTGTTCCAGGGGCCGAATGGGTTCATATCTTCCGCGCGCCAGCGCGACTCCATCACCATTGGCCTGCGCCGCCAACGCCTCATCGCGACCTGTGCAAGCCTGCTGGGCGTCGATACCGAGGATATTGCCCTGGATGACGCCGTGGTGAAACTGCCCGCAGCCATAGATCAATTCTTCCGGCAGAGCCTTTGCAAGGTGCTTTCGACACCGGATTACACCACACGGCAATACGGCCAAGTCACAATGCCGGCAGCCCTTGAAGCCGATCTTTATGCGATGATCGCCGGTGTGCTGGCGCCTTGCGTGTTCCCCGAACTCAAGGGACGCATGGGTCAAAGGTCTTCTTTGAAGTCATTGCGCTGCGTGTCGGAGTTTATAGATCTGAACGGCTGCGCCAATCTGAGCACCGCCGATCTGTGCCGGGTGGCAAAGTTAGAATACTCTCGGCTGCATGCCGTCTTTGACGAGGTGCTTGGCACCTCCCCTTACAAATATCTCCAGAGCGCGAGATTGAGCGAGGCAAGAAGACTGCTCCTCGATGATCGCAATCCGCCAAAAAGCATCAAGGACGTGGCGCTTTCTCTGGGCTATATGAAAAGTGGGCGCTTTGCGGAACAGTACCGAGATATGTTTGATGAGCTGCCGAGCGAAACAATGGCGCGGGCAAACCAGACCAGATAAACAAACGGCCCCGGCTCGTTTCCCCTTGGAGCCTGGTGCCGGAACGGAGATCCCAAACGTGTTTGCTTTTGCGACGAGTGTCATTCGCCTCATCAGGGCAATCCTGAAATCCTGGCATGTTCCAAGGTTCAAGACAGGTCTCGCGCTTGCAGTCCTGATCCTGTTCTCAGGTACACTGTTCTACCGTCAGGTGGAAGGCTGGTCCTGGGTGGATTCGCTCTATTTCTGCGCGGTGACCGTTTCCACGGTCGGCAGCGCCGACTTCGCTCCCCGGACCGACTTCGGCAAAATGTTCACGGTGCTCTACATTTTCGTCGGTGTCGGGGTGTTCATCAACCTGTTCATGCAATTCGCCCGGGCCTTGCTCCATATCGAGAAGCAGGAAGACAAAGGACAACACTGATATTTCATGGCGTCGCGCTTCCTTGTCCACAACGATGACGCCTCACACTCGCCCGCGTTTAGAAAGAAGGCTCAAGGCGCTCCCGCCGGACGTCCAGCGCCCCGGAAAACGGTAATCGGGAGATTGGCTAGGCCCTGAATGACATTGGCAGCCTGGTTCGGCGGCGCCGAACTCGCCTCCAGGCTGTCACCGGCCTCAAGGCGCTCCCCGATCAATTTGACGACGCCCGGTGCTTCCGCAAATTTTGTGTGATGGATACTCGACTTGTCCTTGACCTGACTGAGATCAACCACGGTGACGCCCAGGCCTGCCAGCCGTTCGGGATCAGCATCGCCGACACGGTTCACGCCGCCGGCCAGATAGCGCGATATACCCAACGCCTTGTCATTGCTGGCAATCAGAACATAGACGCCTTCCCGGCCTTCAGGGGTAGCGCGCAGCTGTTCTTCAAACACATCAATATCGATGTCGGGAGAGGCGAGGATGATGTTTCGGATCTTGTGGCGGGAATTTAGTCTCCCCTGCAGGGCCGCCTGTCTGATGGCTTCCATGGTCAGGAAATTGCCCATCGAGTGCGCGACAATATCAACACCGGCAGGCGACGCCGCCAAAAGCAGGTCGCCTGCGGCAATCAGCCGGTCACGGGCCGCAAGAGCGCTGTTGAGGTCATAGACATAATCAAAGGTCGAGCCTTTCGAGGGCCAGCTGAACACCACCGGCACGCCGGTGAACCCGGTGTCATTGACAAACTGTGCCGCCCTCAGAACCGCATCCGTCAAGGTGGTGTTGAACCCGTGAACGAAGACCAGAATATCACGGGCTTGGCCGCGCCTTCCTTTGAGGTTGATTCTCAGGTCCGCCACGAACTGCGAAGAGCCGCTAAAGACTTTCGGGTCCACGATGGTAAACGTGTCTTTTGGATCCGGAGGCAGCCTGGTGGGGCGCTCGATTTCTCCGGTCTCATGATTGGGCGGGATGGTCACCCGGACTTTCGCAAGATTGAGATTGGGGCTTCTATCGCCGGAAAAAAGCAGGGCCGGGTCTGTCGCCATCTCCCGGCTGGTCATGATGTAGATGTCCCGTTGAACGAGACCCGGCACCGCAGCGTCAAATGCCGCAGATGTGCTCAACCCGATAATCGCGGCCGGAGGGCCTGCACAGGCGGCCAGCAAGAAACCGGCGAGAGCCAAACAGACCAGCCTGCCACCCCCCGCATATTGCTGGTTATGAAATCTGATAAACGCATCTCGCCAAGAACGTTTCAGCGACCCTGACCTTCCGATTGGGCGTGGCAAGACGATCCAGCCCAAGGCATCCGCGACCAAGTTCATCTGCGCTCTAAAAATCCAGCTGCAAGCGGGTACCGATCACAAACGCGTCGTCTGCTGCCGGGTTTGCGGAATTGATATACTGGACATTCAGCGAGGTCCGCGCAGCCGGAGTCCAGGCCACATTGTAGTAGGCTTCGATCGCGTGCTCGAACCGATCGATGCTGACCCCTACCGCCGACAGATCGGACCTCAGGTCATCCGAGAAATGGGTTCCGGCCCAGCCAATGCCCCAATTGTCGTCGGCCCGGCCAAACAAACCGCCAAAGCCGCCAATGCCCAGACTATAGAACTGATCGATGACATTGCGACCTTCTGGTGCGATGCCGAACCGGCCGAACAGGCCGATCCCGACCGGAAGCCCGTCGCTGCGCTTCACACTCTCATCCGCCCAGACATACTGGGATGCGGTTAGGGTTAAAGCATAATTGCCTGTGCGCGTTGCCGCTGGGACCTGTCCTGTCAGGACTTCAAAAAGGTACCGCTCATCGATATCATACCGCAGCGGATCCTTGGACGTGTAGCCGGCAAGCGCATTGTAGTTCCCAGGCAAATTGCCAAATTTCGGTGTCCATGTGGCGGCGACTCCATAGGTCATCGTGTCGAAACCGAAATCCTCAAAACCGGGTGTCACTGCATTGGTATTGTTGGAGGTCACCACGCCGGTGACACTTAAGTCTTCGGTGATTTGCTTGATCACCGCACCGCCCAAGGACGTGTAAGGCACAAATGCACCGAGAATCGGGTTGTTGTTCAATCCTACATAAAGAAACTGGCTGCGTTCGTTATTCGCAAAAAGGTTGGTATCGGCAAGCCCTGTGAAATTCACTTTACCGGCCAGAACACTGAACCCGGCAGGAAGCGCCTGAACCGCGTATAGTTCAGACAGCGCGAGTGCGGACGGCTCTGCAGGCATGATGGAATCGCTGTTGAGCGGCAGGACAGCGCCGGTTCCGGTCACGGTTTTTCCCCAATTGCCCTCCAGATGACTGACGATAAGACCGCCGGACCACAATCCGGCCCGTCCGGTGTCGAGCACCGCCCACAAGTCAGCCGATCCATAATAGCGCGCGCCATCGCTAGTCCCGTTTGCGCTGCCCTGAACCACCTGCGTGACACCGGCATCCACCACCAGGCCATTTTCAGCAGCCTGTGTCCGCAGACCGCCCAAACTGCCGAACAGATACTGCCGGTCAAGCAGCCGCCCATCAACCGTTGCCGGATCCATGTTCGGATCACCGTAGAATTTCGGCATGCGCTTCAGACCATAATAGACGGCCGGGGCAACATCCAGAATCGAGATGAATTCTTTTTCAGTGGCTTCAGTGCCGTCCGCCGACTGTCCGAAGGCAAATGGCGAACCGACCAGAATCGCTCCTGTGATCAGCGTGATGCCACGCAGTTGTGATCCCAAAAGACCCATCATCAACAAACTCCCTGTAACCTGTCAGTCTGGTGCGGCCCCAGGCCAACCAGCTTTGAATCCCTTAACGATAACGCTACACCGGGGGGAGACGTGAAGCTATTCCTGCACCGAAATCGGGCCTCGTTTTTTTCAAGGCGTTGCAGAGGATCAACACCAACATGCAATTTTACCGAGACTTTTGACACCAGTAACGCTTCCTGGTCAGCGTTTCCGGCAACAGTCATGTGAGCGGCACGCTGACCGATGGAGCAAACACCGCAGCAGCAGCCGAACTGAAATTCCTGGCAATCCTGCCCCCCCAACCTGCTGATAATTCCGGTGATCGAAAAAACACTGTCATGCGGCCGCCTACTGCCGTAGCTTAGTTATTACGTACCGCCTGTGGCCGGTCAACAGCCGACGCGGGCGGGAGTCGCAGAGGCGTATAAAAGCGGATAAATTGGGCCTTGATTTATCCCCGGCCGGACACCATCCCAGTTCCAAGAAGATCGTTGGTCCGCGAGCGCAGAACGGACGGTTGTTCAAGACCTGCAACGACCCTCTTCGATTCCAACTTTTTGGGTCGGGATACAAAGACCCGAATGACTGAATTTTGGCGCATGGCGGACCTTGCACCTGAACGCAGCAAAAGCCTGCTTCCCGCCCTTCCTGTGAATTCGCTGGATTTCGAAAGGACGTCGGATTTGCAGCCGCGATCATTTCGGCATGCGCAAAGTGAACCGTCCAAGATGGAGTCAGTTCGAGACATGCCCGGTTTGGGTAAATTTTGCCCCTATCCGACCAATAATTTCAGATCCCGTTTGCTGCCATAGATGGTCAGGAATGCAGCCTTCAGATGGTGCAGATTGATGCCGCTGGATTGGCTCTTCAGCTTTTCAGCAAAGACCAGAAGCCGCGCCAGATCCCGTACTGACGTCTGACCGCCAAAGCGAGCAAGTGCCTGATAAGCCTCTGCGCCCTCCACATTATAGTCCACAGCGATATCCCGGCAGTCTTCTTCCAGTGGCACACCCAGTTCGATGCGAAATCCCAAGCGGCTGACGATCTGGTCCGAAGCAGAATCGTGAATCCGAGTTCTGGCAAGGCGCTTGTCGTTGCCGCTCAACACCAGTGCGCAATCGGCCTCTTCATGAATGCGTAAGAGTTCACGAAACGCCGATAGATCCAGATTTTGCACTTCATCAACAATCAGGATACGTCTGGAGCTATATCCCTCATAAAGGCGCGCTACAGCTGTATCGCTGAGGTCCTTCACAAACCGATAGGATGTAGCGAAGCCAGTCGCCTCAATGATCATCTTTAGCATGCCTTTGACTGTCTTATCTGCATGCCCAACCTCACAATAATAGGCGTTCAGTTTCCGAGCATGGTGCCGCAAGGCTGTGGATTTGCCCATGCCCGGCTTGGAACTGATGAGCACCG
This window of the Roseibium alexandrii DFL-11 genome carries:
- a CDS encoding AAA family ATPase, giving the protein MSEALKEEEAGAFRFVDISASREIRKAMDIAKEISKYPVLISSKPGMGKSTALRHHARKLNAYYCEVGHADKTVKGMLKMIIEATGFATSYRFVKDLSDTAVARLYEGYSSRRILIVDEVQNLDLSAFRELLRIHEEADCALVLSGNDKRLARTRIHDSASDQIVSRLGFRIELGVPLEEDCRDIAVDYNVEGAEAYQALARFGGQTSVRDLARLLVFAEKLKSQSSGINLHHLKAAFLTIYGSKRDLKLLVG
- a CDS encoding alpha/beta hydrolase, with amino-acid sequence MNLVADALGWIVLPRPIGRSGSLKRSWRDAFIRFHNQQYAGGGRLVCLALAGFLLAACAGPPAAIIGLSTSAAFDAAVPGLVQRDIYIMTSREMATDPALLFSGDRSPNLNLAKVRVTIPPNHETGEIERPTRLPPDPKDTFTIVDPKVFSGSSQFVADLRINLKGRRGQARDILVFVHGFNTTLTDAVLRAAQFVNDTGFTGVPVVFSWPSKGSTFDYVYDLNSALAARDRLIAAGDLLLAASPAGVDIVAHSMGNFLTMEAIRQAALQGRLNSRHKIRNIILASPDIDIDVFEEQLRATPEGREGVYVLIASNDKALGISRYLAGGVNRVGDADPERLAGLGVTVVDLSQVKDKSSIHHTKFAEAPGVVKLIGERLEAGDSLEASSAPPNQAANVIQGLANLPITVFRGAGRPAGAP
- a CDS encoding potassium channel family protein, which translates into the protein MFAFATSVIRLIRAILKSWHVPRFKTGLALAVLILFSGTLFYRQVEGWSWVDSLYFCAVTVSTVGSADFAPRTDFGKMFTVLYIFVGVGVFINLFMQFARALLHIEKQEDKGQH
- a CDS encoding carbohydrate porin, encoding MMGLLGSQLRGITLITGAILVGSPFAFGQSADGTEATEKEFISILDVAPAVYYGLKRMPKFYGDPNMDPATVDGRLLDRQYLFGSLGGLRTQAAENGLVVDAGVTQVVQGSANGTSDGARYYGSADLWAVLDTGRAGLWSGGLIVSHLEGNWGKTVTGTGAVLPLNSDSIMPAEPSALALSELYAVQALPAGFSVLAGKVNFTGLADTNLFANNERSQFLYVGLNNNPILGAFVPYTSLGGAVIKQITEDLSVTGVVTSNNTNAVTPGFEDFGFDTMTYGVAATWTPKFGNLPGNYNALAGYTSKDPLRYDIDERYLFEVLTGQVPAATRTGNYALTLTASQYVWADESVKRSDGLPVGIGLFGRFGIAPEGRNVIDQFYSLGIGGFGGLFGRADDNWGIGWAGTHFSDDLRSDLSAVGVSIDRFEHAIEAYYNVAWTPAARTSLNVQYINSANPAADDAFVIGTRLQLDF
- a CDS encoding helix-turn-helix domain-containing protein, yielding MTGRENASTNRGLTSQWIEDQRLVQHSAKMPILHERVVQLEPGKDALKYILATGRESVIIRISTLPLVTAERLTSPDWITIIYPLSWAREYLLNGHECETGHLYLFQGPNGFISSARQRDSITIGLRRQRLIATCASLLGVDTEDIALDDAVVKLPAAIDQFFRQSLCKVLSTPDYTTRQYGQVTMPAALEADLYAMIAGVLAPCVFPELKGRMGQRSSLKSLRCVSEFIDLNGCANLSTADLCRVAKLEYSRLHAVFDEVLGTSPYKYLQSARLSEARRLLLDDRNPPKSIKDVALSLGYMKSGRFAEQYRDMFDELPSETMARANQTR